The Gadus macrocephalus chromosome 13, ASM3116895v1 genome includes a window with the following:
- the LOC132471217 gene encoding retinol dehydrogenase 10-B-like yields MLLCCTRACTRMMFFLLDLLWMLIELSYSILSAVLQTFLRPRLKCIDGELCLITGAGGALGRLFALEFAKEGANLVLWDCNQAANEQTAELAREKGVKVYTHTVDLSRRQDIYEAAEKVRLDVGDVTILVNNAGVVAGRRLLECPDELLERTLLVNCHALFWMTKAFLPQMKAQNHGHIVTIASALGLFSTACVEDYCASKFGAVGFTESLAHDLHAENLNGIKTTLVCPYIVDTGMFEGCEIRKELRGLIPPLDPLYTVKQSMNAILAEQQMICIPRLMYIPLLTRALLPWEANVATYRFMGGDRCMMPFIKNMEIKAAKDQVKTS; encoded by the exons ATGCTTTTGTGTTGCACGAGAGCTTGTACTCGcatgatgttttttttactgGACCTACTATGGATGCTGATTGAATTGTCCTACTCCATCCTGAGTGCCGTACTGCAGACCTTTCTCCGGCCGAGGTTGAAGTGCATCGACGGGGAGCTGTGCCTCATCACGGGTGCCGGGGGCGCGCTGGGTCGACTGTTCGCTCTGGAGTTTGCCAAAGAGGGCGCCAACCTCGTGCTCTGGGACTGCAACCAGGCCGCAAACGAGCAGACGGCCGAACTCGCGCGGGAAAAGGGGGTCAAAGTGTACACGCACACTGTTGATCTTTCCCGCCGTCAGGACATTTATGAGGCCGCGGAGAAGGTGAGGCTCGATGTTGGCGATGTCACGATATTGGTGAACAACGCCGGGGTCGTGGCGGGACGGCGGCTGCTCGAGTGCCCCGATGAGCTGTTGGAGAGGACTCTGCTGGTGAACTGTCACGCTCTCTTTTGG ATGACGAAGGCCTTCCTGCCTCAGATGAAAGCCCAGAACCATGGCCACATTGTTACCATCGCCAGTGCCCTTGGCCTGTTCAGCACTGCGTGTGTAGAG GACTACTGTGCCAGCAAATTTGGTGCCGTGGGGTTCACCGAGTCCCTGGCCCACGATCTCCATGCAGAAAACCTGAATGGCATCAAAACCACCCTGGTCTGCCCGTACATTGTAGACACAGGCATGTTCGAGGGCTGCGAGATCAG GAAAGAGCTGCGGGGTCTGATCCCTCCACTGGACCCCCTCTACACCGTGAAGCAGTCCATGAACGCCATCCTGGCCGAGCAGCAGATGATATGCATTCCTCGCCTTATGTACATTCCATTGCTGACACGAGC GCTGTTGCCTTGGGAAGCCAATGTTGCCACGTACCGCTTCATGGGAGGGGACAGATGCATGATGCCCTTCATCAAGAACATGGAAATAAAAGCAGCCAAAGACCAAGTCAAAACCTCCTAG
- the cse1l gene encoding exportin-2: protein MRNARAPWLTAQFLSLWVFEIGVRSPAAVRASQPHLNPTLTHSQASHDIIMDLNDANLQSLMEFLRKTLDPDPLVRRPAEKFLESVEGNQNYPVLLLTLLEKSQDNVIRVCAVVTFKNYIKRNWRIVEDEQNKISDPDRTTVKANIVNLMLRSPEQIQKQLSDAISIIGREDFPQKWPDLLTEMVTRFQSGDFHIINGVLRTAHSLFRRYRHEFKSNELWLEIKLVLDTFAAPLTELFKATIELCQTHAKDINALKVLFSSLTLISKLFYSLNFQDLPEFFEDNMETWMSNFHNLLTLDNKLLQTDDEEEAGLLEMLKSQICDNAALYAQKYDEEFQPFLPRFVTAIWNLLVSTGQEVKYDLLVSNAIQFLASVCEKPHYKNLFEDQNSLTSICEKVIVPNMEFRSADEEAFEDNSEEYIRRDLEGSDIDTRRRAACDLVRGLCKFFEAPVTAIFSGYVNSMLAEYAKNPGLNWKHKDAAIYLVTSLASKAQTQKHGITQANELVNLTEFFVNHIITDLKSPNINEFPVLKADAIKYVMIFRSQLPKEQLLQAVPLLMAHLEAESAVEHTYAAHALERLFTMRGPNNTTLITPGEMAPFTSQLLNNLFKALSVPGSAENEYIMKAIMRSFSLLQDAIVPYIPTLIDQLTQKLLLVSKNPSKPHFNHYLFESLCLSIRITCKANPSTVGSFEEALFPVFTEILQNDVQEFVPYVFQVMSLLLEIHSDSIPSSYMALFPHLLQPALWERAGNIPPLVRLLQAYLEKGAPTIASSAADKIPGLLGVFQKLIASKANDHQGFYLLNSIIEHMPPESIMQYRKQIFILLFQRLQSSKTTKFIKSFLVFINLFGVKYGAIALQEIFDSIQPKMFGMVLEKIIIPDVQKVSGPVEKKICAVGITKILTECPAMMDTEYTKLWTPLLQALIGFFELPEDDSTPDDEHFIDIEDTPGYQTAFSQLAFAGKKEHDPIGDSMGNPKILLAQSLHKLSTACPGRVPSMLSSSLNADALQFLQGYLLAASVQLV from the exons AGGAAAACTCTTGATCCTGATCCATTAGTAAGACGACCAG CTGAAAAGTTCCTCGAGTCCGTTGAAGGAAATCAGAATTACCCTGTATTGCTTCTTACTTTACTGGAGAAATCCCAAGACAATGTAATCCGTGTATGTGCTGTGGTTACGTTCAAGAATTACATCAAGAGGAACTGGCGCATA GTTGAAGATGAACAAAACAAAATCTCTGATCCGGACCGGACGACAGTCAAAGCCAACATAGTGAACTTGATGCTGAGGAGCCCGGAACAAATTCAGAAACAG CTGAGCGACGCCATCAGCATTATTGGAAGAGAAGACTTTCCCCAGAAGTGGCCTGACCTTTTGACAGAGATGGTGACCCGCttccaaagtggagatttccaTATCATTAACGGAGTCCTCCGAACCGCACATTCCCTCTTCAGGAG GTATCGTCATGAGTTTAAGTCCAATGAGCTTTGGCTGGAAATAAAACTGGTCCTTGACACATTTGCTGCACCTCTGACGGAGCTCTTCAAG GCCACCATTGAGTTGTGTCAGACTCACGCCAAAGACATCAACGCCCTGAaggtcctcttctcctctctcacaCTGATCTCCAAGCTCTTCTACAGTCTCAACTTCCAG GATCTACCAGAGTTCTTTGAAGACAACATGGAGACCTGGATGTCCAATTTCCACAATCTGTTGACTTTGGATAACAAGCTATTACAGACCGAC GACGAGGAAGAGGCGGGTCTCCTTGAGATGTTGAAGTCTCAGATCTGCGACAACGCCGCTCTGTACGCTCAGAAGTACGACGAGGAGTTCCAGCCGTTCCTGCCCCGCTTCGTCACCGCGATCTGGAACCTCCTGGTGTCCACCGGCCAAGAGGTCAAGTATGACCTG CTCGTGAGCAATGCCATCCAGTTTTTGGCCTCCGTTTGTGAAAAGCCGCACTACAAGAACCTCTTTGAGGACCAGAACTCCCTCACAAGCATTTGTGAGAAGGTCATCGTGCCCAACATGGAGTTTAGAA GTGCTGATGAGGAAGCCTTCGAAGACAACTCAGAGGAGTACATCCGTAGGGACCTCGAAGGATCCG ACATCGACACTCGCCGCAGAGCTGCTTGTGACCTGGTGCGGGGTCTGTGTAAATTCTTCGAGGCTCCAGTCACAGCGATCTTTTCGGGCTACGTGAATTCAATGTTGGCAGAGTACGCCAAAAACCCTGGCTTGAACTGGAAGCATAAAGACGCTGCTATTTACCTCGTCACGTCGCTAGCGTCTAAAGCTCAGACGCAGAAG CATGGAATTACACAAGCCAACGAGCTGGTGAATCTTACAGAATTCTTTGTCAACCACATCATCACAGACCTAAAATCACCAAATA TAAATGAGTTCCCGGTGCTGAAAGCGGACGCGATCAAATACGTCATGATCTTCAGAAGCCAG CTCCCCAAGGAGCAGCTCCTGCAGGCGGTTCCCCTGCTCATGGCTCACCTGGAGGCCGAGAGCGCGGTGGAGCACACGTACGCTGCCCACGCCCTGGAGAGGTTGTTCACCATGAGGGGCCCCAACAACACCACCCT CATCACACCAGGAGAAATGGCTCCATTCACATCACAGCTGCTCAACAATCTGTTCAAGGCCCTCTCTGTGCCCGGCTCTGCAGAGAATGAATACATCATGAAAG CCATCATGCGTAGCTTCTCCCTCCTGCAAGACGCCATCGTCCCTTATATCCCTACCCTGATCGATCAGCTCACACAAAAGCTCCTCTTGGTCAGCAAG AACCCCAGCAAGCCCCACTTCAACCACTACCTGTTTGAGTCCCTGTGCCTCTCCATCCGGATCACCTGCAAGGCCAACCCCAGCACCGTGGGCAGCTTTGAGGAGGCCCTTTTCCCCGTGTTCACGGAGATCCTTCAGAACGAtgtccagg AGTTTGTCCCGTACGTGTTCCAGGTGATGTCCCTCCTCCTGGAGATCCACTCGgactccatcccctcctcctacaTGGCGCTGTTCCCCCACCTGCTGCAGCCCGCGCTGTGGGAGCGAGCTGGGAACATCCCCCCTCTGGTTCGCCTGCTCCAGGCCTACCTCGAGAAGGGCGCTCCCACCATCGCCAGCTCTGCTGCCGATAAAATA CCCGGACTGCTCGGAGTCTTCCAGAAGCTTATTGCCTCCAAGGCCAACGACCACCAGGGCTTCTACCTCCTCAACAGCATCATCGAGCACATGCCCCC AGAATCCATCATGCAATACCGGAAACAGATCTTTATTCTGCTCTTCCAAAGGCTACAGAGTTCCAAAACGACCAAGTTCATCAAAA GTTTCTTGGTGTTTATCAACCTCTTCGGTGTCAAATACGGAGCGATCGCCCTGCAGGAGATCTTTGACAGCATCCAGCCAAA GATGTTTGGCATGGTCCTGGAGAAGATCATCATTCCTGACGTACAGAAGGTGTCTGGCCCGGTGGAGAAGAAGATCTGCGCCGTGGGCATCACAAAAATCCTCACGGAGTGTCCCGCCATGATGGACACGGAATACACCAAGCTCTG GACCCCTCTGCTCCAGGCCCTCATCGGCTTCTTCGAGCTGCCGGAGGACGACAGCACGCCCGACGACGAGCACTTCATCGACATCGAGGACACCCCCGGCTACCAGACGGCCTTCTCCCAGCTGGCCTTCGCCGGCAAGAAGGAGCATGACCCCATCGGAGACTCCATGGGCAACCCCAAGATCCTGCTGGCCCAGTCCCTCCACAAGCTGTCCACCGCCTGCCCCGGCCGG gtcccctccatgctgagcaGCAGCCTGAACGCAGATGCCCTTCAGTTCCTGCAGGGATACCTGCTGGCAGCGTCGGTGCAGCTGGTTTAG